GCTTCACGGGCGACACGTTCCTCTCTGCCACAATGCGCACTACAAATCACCTCTACCGCACAGTACATCGCCAGGGAAAGCCACTTCTACCACCACTACACCTTTACAGAAGAATCTTGCGCGCCCACCGCACTTTCCCGCCGGCACAGCGCGCCCTCGGAGACGAATACGTGAAGTCGGAATTTAAACTACACAAGAACATTGATAACCCGGTCCATATTATCGGCTTCCTGGCTTCCTGGCAGGACTATTTCCACATGATTTCCACCAACAGCTGGGCTGAAGGTACACTTTCGAAGAGCCTAGTTGACCAGATGTCGTCAGAGCAAATCGTACAACTGTACGAGCTTATGAAAGAAACCAAACAGCTGGGGGGCGCTTCCGCAGAGAGCGGATCCTCCTTGAGTTGAGGTGTACATAGCGAATCGATAATGGTGTGTTAGCCGTTATATATGATACATAAAA
This is a stretch of genomic DNA from Eremothecium gossypii ATCC 10895 chromosome VI, complete sequence. It encodes these proteins:
- the SDH7 gene encoding Sdh7p (Syntenic homolog of Saccharomyces cerevisiae YDR511W (ACN9)); this encodes MRTTNHLYRTVHRQGKPLLPPLHLYRRILRAHRTFPPAQRALGDEYVKSEFKLHKNIDNPVHIIGFLASWQDYFHMISTNSWAEGTLSKSLVDQMSSEQIVQLYELMKETKQLGGASAESGSSLS